The stretch of DNA TTGTCCTACATGCTTCTTGATCCCGTTCTTTGCAGCCTCTTCCCGCCGATTGACAGATCGATGTCGATCCATAGATGATAGATTGCAGGTTATTTTATTCGTaggttcttttttttcttgtaaGGGAATTCCAACGGTGCTGATATCTTCTCTTGAACTTGCACCGTGCTATTGTTTACAATCGTGATTACATTGGTACATCGCGACGAAGAATGCGTTGCTTTGTATTAACATCGTCCGGGGCGCTACATTAATGTAAACACTTTGGTTTGCATATTTGAGAGTGTAGCAATAACAAAGCGAATATGTTGATCGTCTTTAATTAATGCGAAAGTATTACGGTGTACGTCATGTTTAACAGTAAATCGATGCAGCTATAAATATTTAGTATATAAGTTTATCAAGTATAAACACTTAATATTAAGTGATCTTTAGAACAATTACTGATAAAAATTGTGCAATAAAATGTAAGAATAAAGTGTAGTAATAGCAAAGTGAACAAGTGTATaattaatttgataattttGCTTTTTTGTACAGTTTTCTCAAGGCCTGACAGGCAGGCCAGAGCTGTATCAAAAGTCCAATAGAAGCAGCCATTCGAGTGACACAAGCTCAGCATACAGTGGTTCAGACACCATGACATCTGTACAAGGTTCATTAGATGCAGATGCAGACGATGTTGATCTTTCAGGTCTTGTTGAATCTATAGTAGACAGTGATGAAGAGGAAGATCTTGCAGAAAGCATGGATGTAAGTACACTCTTTCATAAACGGTtgcttaaattataaaattaaagagTATACTAATAAGAATTATTTTTACTTGCGTTTACAGAGCTTAACTGTCCGTGATCCAGTCAGAGAATGTTTAGAAAAAGATCCTATGGAAAGGACAGAAGATGATATAGAAACGCTCTTAGAATTCACACAACAACTAAAGGCTTTCACAAATATGACCTTGGCAGTAAGAAGGGCGCTGTGCGCTGTGATGGTGTTTGCAGTCGTTGAACGTGCTGGTATGATAGTTTTGAATGATGGAGAAGAATTAGATAGTTGGAGTGTGCTCATAAATGGTGCTGTGGAAATTGAGCATAGCAATGGAGAAATCGAACAGCTGCACCTTGGTGACAGTTTTGGAATCCTGCCCACTATGGAAAGACTTTTGCATAGAGGTGTAATGAGGACAAAGTGAGTTCTATGTTAAAAATTTTCTGTCGCCAGTAGTTATCAAATGAAAATTCCATTAATACGTCTATTTCTTTTTCAGATGTGATGATTGCCAATTTGTATGTGTTACTCAGGCAGATTATTTTAGAATTCAACATCAAGGAGAAGAAAATACGAGGCGGCATGAAGAGAATGGGAGAGTGATTCTAGTAACAGAATTAAGGGGTGCTTTAGATGGCGGAGCACGCAGAGGTCATGTAGTTATCCGCGGAACTCCTGAACGTTTAATGTTACAACTTATCGAAGAAAACAGTATTACCGATCCCACTTATATAGAAGATTTCTTATTAACGCATCGAACATTTATCGATAGTCCTTTATTAGTTGCGAGTCAATTGTTAGAATGGTTTGATCAAGCACAAGTCAGAGATAGAGTTGCCCGTGTCGTACTTCTTTGGGTAAATAATCATTTTACTGATTTTGAAACTGATCCCGCCATGATGGAATTTTTGGAAGCATTTGAAGCCGGtttagaaagagaaaaaatgcTAGGGCAACAAAGGTATACATcaattttgttaaatttatattcgttataataattattaagcatttatagtatttaaaaattcttcaaTAAATTTCAGATTATTAAACATTGCGTGTGCAGCAAAAGCAAGAACGCGGAATGTAACATTAGCAAGGCCTACAAGGGACGAAGTCTTGCATTTTAGTATTTTGGGCGGATATGAAAGAGGTTTCGGcatttttatttcaaaagtGGATAAAAAGTCAAAGGCTGAAGATGTTGGCTTGAAACGTGGTGATCAGATTTTAGAAGTAAATGGACAGAGTTTTGAGCACGTGAGTCACGCCAGGGCTCTTGAAATCTTAAGGGGATCTACTCATCTTAGTATAACTGTTAAATCAAACTTACTTGGTATGTTACATTTTGTAGAAACAATAATTTGTGGATTATATTTCCTTTATGCGAGCAATGAATTACTGTTGTAGCGTTTAAAGAAATGCTTCAGATGCCAGATGACTCGCCGAGGCCGCGGGGAAGAGCAAACAAACCTGAAATTTCAAGAATACAAACAGATCCACGTGCAAGGTTGTCCACGCACGTGGACCCGATAACTCCAGGAAATCCACTAAATCCTTTAGTAGGCGGTGTTCCACTGTTAATACCTGATTCTAATGTTTCTCCTTGTAAAGATGCTAAAAAAGAGCATAAAGGATTTATGACGCTTGGACCGAAAAAGAGATTTCAAAAAGCTCttataaaaatgaatatacTGCCAAAGAATACTATTAAGTAAGTTAAAAATATatgtcattttctttttttttcatttttttcctttttctaattcaagaaaatatattttacataggAGTGATTCATTTTACAGTGATGGTGTCCATGTAGACGATCCTCTCGCACCCCCTCATACACCACCGGGAACAGGACTTTCACAAACTACTAACCTTTATCATTCGAAAAGTAATCCTGACCTTACGTCGTTATATTGTTATGACGACTTAAGGGCGCCTGATTATCCAGAACACGTTTTGAAGGTTTACAAAGCCGATCAAACTTGTAAATATCTTCTTATTCACAAGGAAACAACGGCACACGAGGTAGATATTTAAATCTTGGAAAACAATATGCACGAATAAAAGTTTCTATTTGTAtgctaatatattattttaggtGGTAATGCTAGCTCTCCAAGAATTTGGTATAACCGCTGCCGAAGGCAGTTCGAATTTCTCCTTAGCTGAAGTTAGCGTTGGAGAAGGAGGAATGATTAAACAACGTAGATTACCCGATCAGTTGCAAAATCTTGCTGAAAGAATTGGCTTAAGTTCAAGGTATTATTTAAAAACTAACGGTATCTCGGAGACGTTCGTAGCAGATGAACAAGCGCCAGAACTTATACGCGAATCTCAGGTTCACTTCTTACAATTAAATGCCGTTGAAGTTGCAATTCAATTGACTTTACAAGATTTCAGTATATTCAGGTAAATTGATAATACTTTTAGTTTCTTTGCAAGTTATTTTTTGCGAAATGAAAATATTGATTTGTGTGCTATTATTAGGCAAATAGAATCTACGGAATACGTGGATGATTTATTCGAATTGAAGAGTAGATATGGAGTGCCTATGCTCAGGCAGTTTGCAGAACTAGTCAACAGAGAAATGTTTTGGGTTGTGACAGAAGTTTGTTCTGAACACAATCTTGTTCGACgtagtaaaataataaaacaatttataaaaatagcCCGTGAGTTTTTATCCTCATCCATTGTAATTTTGTTACACGAGTATCCTAATATCTTTTTGTTTGCTAAACAGGACAATGTAAAGAATGCAAAAATTTCAATTCCATGTTTGCGATTGTGTCTGGCTTGGGTCATGGGGCTGTCTCAAGATTAAGAGCTTCTTGGGAGAAACTGCCAAGTAAATATCAAAGGCTATTTAGTGACCTACAAGAATTAATGGACCCGAGCCGTAACATGAGCAAATACCGACAATTAGTAGCATCTGAACAAACGCAACCTCCTATAGTAAGTTCTCATGTTTCTTCTAACTATTTCTAAGTTACAtactttgttctttttattatgCAGTGGAATAACGTGAAatgtttctatttcttttcaGATTCCATTTTATCCAGTAGTAAAGAAGGATTTAACATTCATACACCTTGGCAACGATTCCAGAGTGGAAGGTTTGGTAAATTTCGAAAAGTTGAGGATGATAGCGAAAGAAGTGAGAACGTTAACGAACATGTGTTCTTCACCCTACGATCTATCAATAATGTTAGAAAGAGGTGGCCAGCCACCTAGTTCTGCCATGGTTGCATTAAATCAAATGACTACTGGAAATCAAGGTAATCTAACTTGAGTATGTAGAAACAGAACCAGAAATGTGATGATTCGTTTTTACTAACAGTGTTGCAATGTCCAGGAGGACAAACGGCAACAGTAAAAAGGCGGAAAAAGTCTACCGCTGCACCAAACCCGAAGAAAATGTTCGAAGAGGCTCAAATGGTTCGAAGAGTGAAAGCGTACCTTGCCAACATGAAAGTAATAACTGACGAGGAACGATTACATGCTTTGTCTGTGGAATGCGAACCTCATGCAGGAACTGCCGCAGTAGCCGCAGCGGTACCTCTCAGTGCAAGCAGAGGAAGAAGGCATCCTTCGCCTACTTTGTCAACTACAAGTAGTGCTAGCAGCACTAGTGAAGGTAGAAAGAGTATACAAGGTAGGATATTTTTATCTTTCGTTTGAATtaattattatgtaatattaattattataaaatataaactatTGTGTATTTTCAGGTACAAAGTTTGGAGCTGCATCGCCACAAGCAGTACGGAAAATGTTAGCGCTTTCCGATCCTCACAAAACTCGTCCGTATCAACCGAAACATTGCCCGCCAGCACTCCCAGTGCCTGGATTGGCATTGCATTCCAGCGGATTGGAGCCTAGTCCCGGTGCACCTAGGAGAGTAGGATCTGGTAGCCGAGTTCCTATGCATGAGAGATCCCATAGCGATACTCCTTCCAGTTTACCACCACCTGTCGATCTCAGTGCTGAAAGTAGTAGCGTAACCAGCTTGAGCAATCTTCAGCCGTTAAGAAAAACGTTGACCAGTGGTAAGTTGATTAATTTCGACACATAAAATGGTTCGAAGCGAGATGCTGTCGATCATCGTTTAACATACATTGTATACACACATACAAAACATATGTACACGTGAATACTTCAACAGTGTAAAGTTTTTTCTGTGTCTCTATACATATTGCTAGCTTTAGACGATGAATCATACGgtgcttctttttctttttattttgaacgTTGTTTCATTGCAACACACAAATACAGCAGACACATCTCGCGAAGTACCATTCAGTGCACCTTTTCATTGCTCGTGACCGTACACACTGGTCAGGTCTCGCAAATTCTAAGAAACTATCTCATTTTATATGCACGCTGCACAGCCGTTTACGCAATTCATAAATGTTCCATGTTTATATTTAGCTTATCCATTTTACACGCATCTTGTACGCCGATTACCGTAGCTCGCGCTTCTTTTCGATCAATATTATCGTCCCGTGTTATACACATCACGGTCCTGATCCCAGGGCGAAGCACGTCTAGCTTCAATTTAGATCACTGACCATGGGACATACGGACGCGTGAATCACATCCTTCAATGATTTAATCTCAATGCTATAGTCTATGTTTTTTTAAATCACTTTTTATAAACAAACTTAAATAGACAgtagttttaaatattttactacAATTTCTCTTAATACTTTCTTCAATTTAAAAACTGACTGACAATTAATTGTATTGTAGGAAATATAAATATTGCTCCTGGAAATAATCTCCTTCTGATAAATATCATTTTCCAGGATCTAATATTTTTCCAattatcattttttttcttccggtaaagataataatatGAATCTTAATTTTGTTAGAAGTAGCTAGTAGTCGCTTACAGAAGGACGATCTCTGGTAGGCGTGCATCGAAAAACAAATGCTGTGCCAGCGCAACTTTTAATCGCGGTTAAGTCGACATTTTTGTAGGCGTCAAACTGACGTTTGTTGATTCTGATTTTTTCAAGTGAgaaagcgagagagaaagagaaagaaagagcgtACGAGTGATATACGGATTACACGCGTTCAATGAAACGCGATTAATATTTGTTAGATAATTAGCAGTTAGCGGGCGCATCGGGGCGAGAAATGGGCTATAGAATGTGTAGTGATAGAAGTGTCTTGGGGACGTGTGCGTAGGTTCGGTGACGAGCAGTGACAGTGGTCACAGTACACAGCTGGACAGCCACAGCGGAAGCAGCGTAGAAGCTGGTGGTAGTCCACCGCCACCTCAAAGACGGCACTCCGCCATGCAAGGTACGTAAACTTGAACCAAAAGAGATCAAATAACTCCACAAGCTCGTGCTCATTACCTGTCTTATTCCCTTTTTTTGCCCGTTCCGTAGACCGTAGTTTAGAAGGTAGAACCAAAGAAAGAATCTGGAGTGGTCCAACGAGATGAAGTTgccttttccatttttttttttttttacttattttattttttattttttatttaaaacgtCGTCGTGATATGGACGACCCGTGTATATCGTGTATGTCGTTGATTGACACAGTAACTGCGTGAAAGTTCGTTTCGTGATACAGTTGGGTGTTGAGTCTATGAGTCTctgtttttcttatttttctgttGTAATCGCAAAAGTGATCGtacagaaaaaatatttattctttttttctaGTAGTGTGTGACGTATCGTTAGATATTTTTGGTAGTTAGTAAACAGAGAATGATTCGTTTTTTAAAAACGTATGATACCTGTTGTACGTCTCTTGATGACTATATGAGTATCCTTCGTGTAATTATCATATCtatttctcattttttattttttttctctctttttttttagttCTCGTTTGATACTAAAAGTAATCGAAATGTTTTCTCATTACAGTTTGCCGTTTCACACAGTCGTAGTCCGTTTACTCCTCCGAATCATTCGTTTCACTGTCCGGGTCACGATTAGATTCTAACGTTGAAAAGAAAACGTATGTCCCATGGCCACTCATCTTCATTCTCTCTCGTCTATGGTAGTTAAGAAAAAAATCTCCGTGCAATTTAAGCTACAGCATATATACGTTACATTATGTGTATATTACGTACATACACTCTTTTTACCGTACCTATCCggtactttatttatttatcgtttaGCCGAGCGTTGTGCCGATAACGTAGGTAAACGTGCTTTATAGCCGCTTCTATCCCGGGAGTTCCAATTGCTTTCAGTACATTT from Bombus affinis isolate iyBomAffi1 chromosome 3, iyBomAffi1.2, whole genome shotgun sequence encodes:
- the LOC126914650 gene encoding rap guanine nucleotide exchange factor 2-like isoform X2, producing the protein MHKHTSQLRGPSGPGSGHHVANRGPVRRWNSFHGGGSVGGGASNFNDTVGNGNLPSGMITKAPQEPFRAVPKAVQALRSESVDRSHRVQPPPPPAFPRRRFSVCFGKRTGGSARRPNECFVLEPSEMIVIDYPEVHGGRMHRPPHPHPITDHRQVNLVFDDTFSQGLTGRPELYQKSNRSSHSSDTSSAYSGSDTMTSVQGSLDADADDVDLSGLVESIVDSDEEEDLAESMDSLTVRDPVRECLEKDPMERTEDDIETLLEFTQQLKAFTNMTLAVRRALCAVMVFAVVERAGMIVLNDGEELDSWSVLINGAVEIEHSNGEIEQLHLGDSFGILPTMERLLHRGVMRTKCDDCQFVCVTQADYFRIQHQGEENTRRHEENGRVILVTELRGALDGGARRGHVVIRGTPERLMLQLIEENSITDPTYIEDFLLTHRTFIDSPLLVASQLLEWFDQAQVRDRVARVVLLWVNNHFTDFETDPAMMEFLEAFEAGLEREKMLGQQRLLNIACAAKARTRNVTLARPTRDEVLHFSILGGYERGFGIFISKVDKKSKAEDVGLKRGDQILEVNGQSFEHVSHARALEILRGSTHLSITVKSNLLEMLQMPDDSPRPRGRANKPEISRIQTDPRARLSTHVDPITPGNPLNPLVGGVPLLIPDSNVSPCKDAKKEHKGFMTLGPKKRFQKALIKMNILPKNTIKSDSFYSDGVHVDDPLAPPHTPPGTGLSQTTNLYHSKSNPDLTSLYCYDDLRAPDYPEHVLKVYKADQTCKYLLIHKETTAHEVVMLALQEFGITAAEGSSNFSLAEVSVGEGGMIKQRRLPDQLQNLAERIGLSSRYYLKTNGISETFVADEQAPELIRESQVHFLQLNAVEVAIQLTLQDFSIFRQIESTEYVDDLFELKSRYGVPMLRQFAELVNREMFWVVTEVCSEHNLVRRSKIIKQFIKIARQCKECKNFNSMFAIVSGLGHGAVSRLRASWEKLPSKYQRLFSDLQELMDPSRNMSKYRQLVASEQTQPPIIPFYPVVKKDLTFIHLGNDSRVEGLVNFEKLRMIAKEVRTLTNMCSSPYDLSIMLERGGQPPSSAMVALNQMTTGNQVLQCPGGQTATVKRRKKSTAAPNPKKMFEEAQMVRRVKAYLANMKVITDEERLHALSVECEPHAGTAAVAAAVPLSASRGRRHPSPTLSTTSSASSTSEGRKSIQGTKFGAASPQAVRKMLALSDPHKTRPYQPKHCPPALPVPGLALHSSGLEPSPGAPRRVGSGSRVPMHERSHSDTPSSLPPPVDLSAESSSVTSLSNLQPLRKTLTSGSVTSSDSGHSTQLDSHSGSSVEAGGSPPPPQRRHSAMQGSVLRGGAPPFPHAVAVLPPLPANHNQNHNHNHHHHHHHHHHHQHYYDHHHHQPQNPQGTTGLGVAVGLGVPAALPPPGAGTTIMTTMTTMTTMTSMATMRPGIGSTQCRQPPAYKVAAQMARLHRLGRAHSHEGVTYRNDHEDDDEDAQVSAV
- the LOC126914650 gene encoding rap guanine nucleotide exchange factor 2-like isoform X1, with the protein product MHKHTSQLRGPSGPGSGHHVANRGPVRRWNSFHGGGSVGGGASNFNDTVGNGNLPSGMITKAPQEPFRAVPKAVQALRSESVDRSHRVQPPPPPAFPRRRFSVCFGKRTGGSARRPNECFVLEPSEMIVIDYPEVHGGRMHRPPHPHPITDHRQVNLVFDDTFSQGLTGRPELYQKSNRSSHSSDTSSAYSGSDTMTSVQGSLDADADDVDLSGLVESIVDSDEEEDLAESMDSLTVRDPVRECLEKDPMERTEDDIETLLEFTQQLKAFTNMTLAVRRALCAVMVFAVVERAGMIVLNDGEELDSWSVLINGAVEIEHSNGEIEQLHLGDSFGILPTMERLLHRGVMRTKCDDCQFVCVTQADYFRIQHQGEENTRRHEENGRVILVTELRGALDGGARRGHVVIRGTPERLMLQLIEENSITDPTYIEDFLLTHRTFIDSPLLVASQLLEWFDQAQVRDRVARVVLLWVNNHFTDFETDPAMMEFLEAFEAGLEREKMLGQQRLLNIACAAKARTRNVTLARPTRDEVLHFSILGGYERGFGIFISKVDKKSKAEDVGLKRGDQILEVNGQSFEHVSHARALEILRGSTHLSITVKSNLLAFKEMLQMPDDSPRPRGRANKPEISRIQTDPRARLSTHVDPITPGNPLNPLVGGVPLLIPDSNVSPCKDAKKEHKGFMTLGPKKRFQKALIKMNILPKNTIKSDSFYSDGVHVDDPLAPPHTPPGTGLSQTTNLYHSKSNPDLTSLYCYDDLRAPDYPEHVLKVYKADQTCKYLLIHKETTAHEVVMLALQEFGITAAEGSSNFSLAEVSVGEGGMIKQRRLPDQLQNLAERIGLSSRYYLKTNGISETFVADEQAPELIRESQVHFLQLNAVEVAIQLTLQDFSIFRQIESTEYVDDLFELKSRYGVPMLRQFAELVNREMFWVVTEVCSEHNLVRRSKIIKQFIKIARQCKECKNFNSMFAIVSGLGHGAVSRLRASWEKLPSKYQRLFSDLQELMDPSRNMSKYRQLVASEQTQPPIIPFYPVVKKDLTFIHLGNDSRVEGLVNFEKLRMIAKEVRTLTNMCSSPYDLSIMLERGGQPPSSAMVALNQMTTGNQVLQCPGGQTATVKRRKKSTAAPNPKKMFEEAQMVRRVKAYLANMKVITDEERLHALSVECEPHAGTAAVAAAVPLSASRGRRHPSPTLSTTSSASSTSEGRKSIQGTKFGAASPQAVRKMLALSDPHKTRPYQPKHCPPALPVPGLALHSSGLEPSPGAPRRVGSGSRVPMHERSHSDTPSSLPPPVDLSAESSSVTSLSNLQPLRKTLTSGSVTSSDSGHSTQLDSHSGSSVEAGGSPPPPQRRHSAMQGSVLRGGAPPFPHAVAVLPPLPANHNQNHNHNHHHHHHHHHHHQHYYDHHHHQPQNPQGTTGLGVAVGLGVPAALPPPGAGTTIMTTMTTMTTMTSMATMRPGIGSTQCRQPPAYKVAAQMARLHRLGRAHSHEGVTYRNDHEDDDEDAQVSAV
- the LOC126914650 gene encoding rap guanine nucleotide exchange factor 2-like isoform X6; translated protein: MHKHTSQLRGPSGPGSGHHVANRGPVRRWNSFHGGGSVGGGASNFNDTVGNGNLPSGMITKAPQEPFRAVPKAVQALRSESVDRSHRVQPPPPPAFPRRRFSVCFGKRTGGSARRPNECFVLEPSEMIVIDYPEVHGGRMHRPPHPHPITDHRQVNLVFDDTFSQGLTGRPELYQKSNRSSHSSDTSSAYSGSDTMTSVQGSLDADADDVDLSGLVESIVDSDEEEDLAESMDSLTVRDPVRECLEKDPMERTEDDIETLLEFTQQLKAFTNMTLAVRRALCAVMVFAVVERAGMIVLNDGEELDSWSVLINGAVEIEHSNGEIEQLHLGDSFGILPTMERLLHRGVMRTKCDDCQFVCVTQADYFRIQHQGEENTRRHEENGRVILVTELRGALDGGARRGHVVIRGTPERLMLQLIEENSITDPTYIEDFLLTHRTFIDSPLLVASQLLEWFDQAQVRDRVARVVLLWVNNHFTDFETDPAMMEFLEAFEAGLEREKMLGQQRLLNIACAAKARTRNVTLARPTRDEVLHFSILGGYERGFGIFISKVDKKSKAEDVGLKRGDQILEVNGQSFEHVSHARALEILRGSTHLSITVKSNLLAFKEMLQMPDDSPRPRGRANKPEISRIQTDPRARLSTHVDPITPGNPLNPLVGGVPLLIPDSNVSPCKDAKKEHKGFMTLGPKKRFQKALIKMNILPKNTINDGVHVDDPLAPPHTPPGTGLSQTTNLYHSKSNPDLTSLYCYDDLRAPDYPEHVLKVYKADQTCKYLLIHKETTAHEVVMLALQEFGITAAEGSSNFSLAEVSVGEGGMIKQRRLPDQLQNLAERIGLSSRYYLKTNGISETFVADEQAPELIRESQVHFLQLNAVEVAIQLTLQDFSIFRQIESTEYVDDLFELKSRYGVPMLRQFAELVNREMFWVVTEVCSEHNLVRRSKIIKQFIKIARQCKECKNFNSMFAIVSGLGHGAVSRLRASWEKLPSKYQRLFSDLQELMDPSRNMSKYRQLVASEQTQPPIIPFYPVVKKDLTFIHLGNDSRVEGLVNFEKLRMIAKEVRTLTNMCSSPYDLSIMLERGGQPPSSAMVALNQMTTGNQGGQTATVKRRKKSTAAPNPKKMFEEAQMVRRVKAYLANMKVITDEERLHALSVECEPHAGTAAVAAAVPLSASRGRRHPSPTLSTTSSASSTSEGRKSIQGTKFGAASPQAVRKMLALSDPHKTRPYQPKHCPPALPVPGLALHSSGLEPSPGAPRRVGSGSRVPMHERSHSDTPSSLPPPVDLSAESSSVTSLSNLQPLRKTLTSGSVTSSDSGHSTQLDSHSGSSVEAGGSPPPPQRRHSAMQGTTGLGVAVGLGVPAALPPPGAGTTIMTTMTTMTTMTSMATMRPGIGSTQCRQPPAYKVAAQMARLHRLGRAHSHEGVTYRNDHEDDDEDAQVSAV
- the LOC126914650 gene encoding rap guanine nucleotide exchange factor 2-like isoform X7; translation: MLKHMNRTGRPRVVVRKRKGRSLSRSWPGTPRPLSIVSNEIDYPEVHGGRMHRPPHPHPITDHRQVNLVFDDTFSQGLTGRPELYQKSNRSSHSSDTSSAYSGSDTMTSVQGSLDADADDVDLSGLVESIVDSDEEEDLAESMDSLTVRDPVRECLEKDPMERTEDDIETLLEFTQQLKAFTNMTLAVRRALCAVMVFAVVERAGMIVLNDGEELDSWSVLINGAVEIEHSNGEIEQLHLGDSFGILPTMERLLHRGVMRTKCDDCQFVCVTQADYFRIQHQGEENTRRHEENGRVILVTELRGALDGGARRGHVVIRGTPERLMLQLIEENSITDPTYIEDFLLTHRTFIDSPLLVASQLLEWFDQAQVRDRVARVVLLWVNNHFTDFETDPAMMEFLEAFEAGLEREKMLGQQRLLNIACAAKARTRNVTLARPTRDEVLHFSILGGYERGFGIFISKVDKKSKAEDVGLKRGDQILEVNGQSFEHVSHARALEILRGSTHLSITVKSNLLAFKEMLQMPDDSPRPRGRANKPEISRIQTDPRARLSTHVDPITPGNPLNPLVGGVPLLIPDSNVSPCKDAKKEHKGFMTLGPKKRFQKALIKMNILPKNTIKSDSFYSDGVHVDDPLAPPHTPPGTGLSQTTNLYHSKSNPDLTSLYCYDDLRAPDYPEHVLKVYKADQTCKYLLIHKETTAHEVVMLALQEFGITAAEGSSNFSLAEVSVGEGGMIKQRRLPDQLQNLAERIGLSSRYYLKTNGISETFVADEQAPELIRESQVHFLQLNAVEVAIQLTLQDFSIFRQIESTEYVDDLFELKSRYGVPMLRQFAELVNREMFWVVTEVCSEHNLVRRSKIIKQFIKIARQCKECKNFNSMFAIVSGLGHGAVSRLRASWEKLPSKYQRLFSDLQELMDPSRNMSKYRQLVASEQTQPPIIPFYPVVKKDLTFIHLGNDSRVEGLVNFEKLRMIAKEVRTLTNMCSSPYDLSIMLERGGQPPSSAMVALNQMTTGNQVLQCPGGQTATVKRRKKSTAAPNPKKMFEEAQMVRRVKAYLANMKVITDEERLHALSVECEPHAGTAAVAAAVPLSASRGRRHPSPTLSTTSSASSTSEGRKSIQGTKFGAASPQAVRKMLALSDPHKTRPYQPKHCPPALPVPGLALHSSGLEPSPGAPRRVGSGSRVPMHERSHSDTPSSLPPPVDLSAESSSVTSLSNLQPLRKTLTSGSVTSSDSGHSTQLDSHSGSSVEAGGSPPPPQRRHSAMQGSVLRGGAPPFPHAVAVLPPLPANHNQNHNHNHHHHHHHHHHHQHYYDHHHHQPQNPQGTTGLGVAVGLGVPAALPPPGAGTTIMTTMTTMTTMTSMATMRPGIGSTQCRQPPAYKVAAQMARLHRLGRAHSHEGVTYRNDHEDDDEDAQVSAV
- the LOC126914650 gene encoding rap guanine nucleotide exchange factor 2-like isoform X14, whose amino-acid sequence is MDAFGMYQFSQGLTGRPELYQKSNRSSHSSDTSSAYSGSDTMTSVQGSLDADADDVDLSGLVESIVDSDEEEDLAESMDSLTVRDPVRECLEKDPMERTEDDIETLLEFTQQLKAFTNMTLAVRRALCAVMVFAVVERAGMIVLNDGEELDSWSVLINGAVEIEHSNGEIEQLHLGDSFGILPTMERLLHRGVMRTKCDDCQFVCVTQADYFRIQHQGEENTRRHEENGRVILVTELRGALDGGARRGHVVIRGTPERLMLQLIEENSITDPTYIEDFLLTHRTFIDSPLLVASQLLEWFDQAQVRDRVARVVLLWVNNHFTDFETDPAMMEFLEAFEAGLEREKMLGQQRLLNIACAAKARTRNVTLARPTRDEVLHFSILGGYERGFGIFISKVDKKSKAEDVGLKRGDQILEVNGQSFEHVSHARALEILRGSTHLSITVKSNLLAFKEMLQMPDDSPRPRGRANKPEISRIQTDPRARLSTHVDPITPGNPLNPLVGGVPLLIPDSNVSPCKDAKKEHKGFMTLGPKKRFQKALIKMNILPKNTIKSDSFYSDGVHVDDPLAPPHTPPGTGLSQTTNLYHSKSNPDLTSLYCYDDLRAPDYPEHVLKVYKADQTCKYLLIHKETTAHEVVMLALQEFGITAAEGSSNFSLAEVSVGEGGMIKQRRLPDQLQNLAERIGLSSRYYLKTNGISETFVADEQAPELIRESQVHFLQLNAVEVAIQLTLQDFSIFRQIESTEYVDDLFELKSRYGVPMLRQFAELVNREMFWVVTEVCSEHNLVRRSKIIKQFIKIARQCKECKNFNSMFAIVSGLGHGAVSRLRASWEKLPSKYQRLFSDLQELMDPSRNMSKYRQLVASEQTQPPIIPFYPVVKKDLTFIHLGNDSRVEGLVNFEKLRMIAKEVRTLTNMCSSPYDLSIMLERGGQPPSSAMVALNQMTTGNQVLQCPGGQTATVKRRKKSTAAPNPKKMFEEAQMVRRVKAYLANMKVITDEERLHALSVECEPHAGTAAVAAAVPLSASRGRRHPSPTLSTTSSASSTSEGRKSIQGTKFGAASPQAVRKMLALSDPHKTRPYQPKHCPPALPVPGLALHSSGLEPSPGAPRRVGSGSRVPMHERSHSDTPSSLPPPVDLSAESSSVTSLSNLQPLRKTLTSGSVTSSDSGHSTQLDSHSGSSVEAGGSPPPPQRRHSAMQGSVLRGGAPPFPHAVAVLPPLPANHNQNHNHNHHHHHHHHHHHQHYYDHHHHQPQNPQGTTGLGVAVGLGVPAALPPPGAGTTIMTTMTTMTTMTSMATMRPGIGSTQCRQPPAYKVAAQMARLHRLGRAHSHEGVTYRNDHEDDDEDAQVSAV